The genomic window ttcaaaagtcCACTGTTGGCTGGCTGTTGCTATCTTGGAATGATTTTCATATCTCAATAACTATTGTTTACTCTAAGTTAAATTATTGGGGTGCTATTTATGATGACTGATGAAGTGATGGGAACATGATTGCAAtattaaaatctcttttttatttatattaattataagttTGTACCCACTTCATTTTAAATAGATAATGCCAAGACGTAGGTATATTATTactgaatttattttttaataataagtaAATATGCAGGTTTCAACTAGAAAGGTAACACATCAACAAGAAATACCAAAAACCACTAGCTTACATATTTTGATCATATAAGTATTGAATAATATAGTTATAGATGATCAAATAGTTATTATTAATTACTTAGCTAGTGTAATTTCTATCGATTGTTTCACATTCGCAACagataattatataaataaatacatactACATGTTaacctttgtttttgttaaataggATGTTTTCTTGATTGATGATCTAGATCaacttttaataatttatacgTACCAGCTTTCATTCGATCGTGCGACTTCTTGGAATATCCCATGGTACATTTGCAGTCGAGCTAGAAAgcttttttgataatttatgaATCATATTAAGCGTCTCTCAATTAGATTAATATTTAGTACCAGTGTAAATGATacaattataaatctttttaccAACGAATACAGAATTTGTTTTAGAAATATTCTTcgcaaaattttataatatttcataaatcagttataaaaaaaaaaaaagcagttTTGAATTCAGAGGAATTCGTAAATTTCCCTAAGAGTTATTAAAACTAGTTGTGATATTTTGGAGTATTCTTTATGGCTAGATCCATATGATCCGGTTCTTgtatctagattttttttacgGAATATTGTATGATATATCTAGTCTCCTCTTTGGTTCTAAACTTCTAATTAATCTTCGGTGATTTGAATTAAACGTTActgtttttaaattatgattaagGCTTTAAAACATGTTCATACAATAATTACCAAATCTTAACCAATTAGACTCTTAATAAGGAGaacgtatatatatgttgcaaCTTGCAACTTTAGCCctttacaaataattaatcGTACATAATCTAATTGATAAACgattctttaaattttaaaacaatgaatTAGCTTGCTGCCATCGTTTAATGGGCCAACGCCAATATAAAGACGATTAGTTGAGAAGTTGTGCAAGTAGAAGtatatgaatattttcattatctaaaaaaaaaaatgtatatgaacATGCGTTTTTCCCAGTAAtgctttttatataaatatgcCTCGTGGATCACgaaagaataaattattatttccCTTATTATTTCATCTAGTACGATCAATATCAAGAAgtcaatataaataaacatacaaTTCACTTTAATTGATCATAGCACCGATAACAATCTACTCTCTTTAAAAGGTCTTATCTCTATTCTTCTCTATTATGTAAAAATTGGTTAATAGTAGATattaacaatttatttttgcaaCTACAGAAATTCGTAAGTACTATCAAGAAGCAGAAGATGGCCCAAAAGGTGGAAGCACAAGGAGGGAAAGGAGCCAACCTATGGGACGATGGATCGACACATGACGCCGTGACCAAGATTCAGCTCGCAGCAGGCATAGACGGAATTCAATATGTTCAGTTTGATTATGTCAAGAACGGACAACCCGAACAAGCTCCTCTTCGTGGTACCAAAGGCCGTGTTCTCCCAGCTGATCCGGTTCCTATATTTTCCTTGCCcattaatcttcttctttctatatgTATACTGTtatattttgaagttttgacaTTTTCATCTTGATCTATTTCTACAGTTTGTGATTAACCATCCAGACGAACATCTAGTTTCTGTAGAAGGTTGGTATAGCCCTGAAGGTATCATTCAAGGAATTAAGTTCATCTCCAACAAGAAGACTTCTGATGTCATTGGATCCGATGAGGGTACTCACTTCACTCTACAAGTTAAAGACAAGAAGATCATTGGCTTTCATGGGTCTGCCGGGGGCAATCTTAATTCTCTTGGGGCTTACTTTGCTCCGTTGACTACTACAACTCCGTTGACTCCTGCCAAGCAGCTAACGGCATTTGGTAGTGATGACGGAACTGTATGGGATGATGGTGCTTACGTTGGGGTTAAGAAGGTGTACGTTGGACAAGCCCAAGATGGAATCTCAGCTGTTAAGTTTGTGTACGACAAAAGCCCTGAGGAGGTCACAGGAGAAGAACATGGAAAGAGTACTCTACTCGGATTCGAAGAGGTATAATACTTTCTTTGctctttttgttgaatgtAAAAATTATACATCAGAGAATTCAAATTCTCTTCCGGTTTCCATCATAATGTATtcaattgttttatttggtttccAATAACTGCAGTTCGTACTTGACTATCCAAGTGAATACATCACCGCAGTCGATGGCACTTATGATAAAATCTTTGGGAGTGATGGCTCAGTCATAACTATGCTCAGGTTCAAGACTAATAAGCAAACGTCTCCTCCCTTTGGACTTGAAGCTGGCACAGTCTTCGAACTCAAAGAGGAAGGCCACAAGATCGTTGGTTTCCATGGAAGAGCCGATGTTCTGCTCCACAAAATTGGAGTCCATGTTCGTCCTTTATCCAACTGATGATGGAGCTCTTTATCCTTGATTCCATGCATCTAATAAGTTATCAAATCTATCTTCTAAATTTCTCATATGAGGTCTCTTCATGCCTCTGGTGAATGGTGATCTTTGATAAGTGTTTTACGCGTTGTCTCTTGCgatgttgttttttctttgttcttcttgtgcTCTATTTTAATAAAGGAAGTTTGTTCCAATCTGATCTTTAGTTTCCCTATATGTTCTATAATACTTACTTTTGCCATTATTTGGTTCTGATACTAATTTTACTTGCTATAATTCAAACTAAAATCTCAACGTATGAATTGTACAATTTAAAATGCAAATGTTAACTTTTTTGGATCAAATATATAGTTGTTCGTATTTTCTCAGTAAAAAAATCCTGCacaaagtttttatctagAATGTGTGACCATATTGAAGTTTTTGGCCTTCTCCAAACATAAAAAGTTATTAGTTAAAAGTATATGAGTTGGCCAAAAAATACGAACCGGTTCTTGTTTCTAGATTGAGCGTTACAGaaaattgtattatatatatactcttggTTCTAATTTCTCTTAGGTGATTTCAATTATACTTTTACTGTTTGAAATAATGTACAATGCTGTGGAAACATGTTCTTACAAGACTTATCAAATCGTCAACCAATTAGAGTCCTAAAAAGGGGGTCACTAATTGTAGAATTCTGACTTATATAAATTGCAACTTGCACCCTTTACAAGTAATAacgtatataataaaattgacGACTCTGTGAATTTTAAAAGAACTAATTAGCTTGCTGCCATCGTTTCATTGGCCAACACCAATATAAAGACGATTAGTTGAGAAGCTGTGGAAGTAAAAAAGGAGTATATGAATATTTGAACATGTATTTCTTCCggtaatgttttaaatatgcCTCGTGGATCACGAAATAATAGATTATTATTTCTGCTAGTACGATCAATGATCCTATATGCGGATATATGGTTATATGCAAGAAGTCAATATAAACACCTATGATTCACTTAAATCGATCACAATCTACTCACTTTTGAAGGtcatctctcttttcctctctATTAGTACAAAATTGgttaataattgaaaattcacaatttgtttttttttccaattataGTAACTATAGTAAGATTGATCAGCAAGCAAAATATGGCTCAAAAGGTTGAAGCAAAAGGAGGGAAAGGAGGCAACCAATGGGACGATGGATCCGATCATGACGCCGTGACCAAGATTCAGGTTGCAGTAGGCGGAATGGGAATTCAATACATTCAGTTCGATTACGTCAAGAACGGACAAACCGAACAAACTCCTCTTCGTGGTATCAAAGGCAGTACCATTCCAACTGATCCGGTTCCTATACATTTTCCTTGCTTATTTGacttcttctaatttttatagaaaatctA from Arabidopsis thaliana chromosome 3, partial sequence includes these protein-coding regions:
- the PBP1 gene encoding PYK10-binding protein 1 (PYK10-binding protein 1 (PBP1); FUNCTIONS IN: copper ion binding; INVOLVED IN: protein folding; LOCATED IN: cytosol, nucleus; EXPRESSED IN: root, seed, leaf; EXPRESSED DURING: seedling growth; CONTAINS InterPro DOMAIN/s: Mannose-binding lectin (InterPro:IPR001229); BEST Arabidopsis thaliana protein match is: jacalin-related lectin 31 (TAIR:AT3G16430.2); Has 1598 Blast hits to 769 proteins in 41 species: Archae - 0; Bacteria - 2; Metazoa - 0; Fungi - 4; Plants - 1590; Viruses - 0; Other Eukaryotes - 2 (source: NCBI BLink).), which encodes MAQKVEAQGGKGANLWDDGSTHDAVTKIQLAAGIDGIQYVQFDYVKNGQPEQAPLRGTKGRVLPADPFVINHPDEHLVSVEGWYSPEGIIQGIKFISNKKTSDVIGSDEGTHFTLQVKDKKIIGFHGSAGGNLNSLGAYFAPLTTTTPLTPAKQLTAFGSDDGTVWDDGAYVGVKKVYVGQAQDGISAVKFVYDKSPEEVTGEEHGKSTLLGFEEFVLDYPSEYITAVDGTYDKIFGSDGSVITMLRFKTNKQTSPPFGLEAGTVFELKEEGHKIVGFHGRADVLLHKIGVHVRPLSN